The Phycisphaeraceae bacterium genome has a window encoding:
- a CDS encoding DNA-3-methyladenine glycosylase yields MPRTSATPFRLLAFDADPVTMARRLLGCRLVRVLDGVRLSGMIVETEAYLGARDRAAHTFGGRRTPRNEAMYLPGGHAYVYFTYGMHHCLNVVCGERDEGVAVLLRAIEPIEGLDVMASRRGVQRATALCSGPAKLCQALGIDLTFNCEDMRVSQRLFIEETPESGDGPAKRGRIVRSPRVGVGYAGEWALKPLRFHLRGNPYVSSVRIPVADNVGILLRKRDGSR; encoded by the coding sequence ATGCCTCGAACGAGTGCGACGCCATTCCGACTGCTCGCCTTCGACGCCGACCCCGTGACCATGGCCCGGCGGCTGCTCGGCTGTCGATTGGTTCGCGTGCTCGACGGCGTGCGCCTGAGCGGGATGATCGTCGAAACCGAGGCCTATCTCGGCGCTCGGGATCGGGCCGCGCACACGTTCGGCGGGCGCCGCACACCCCGCAACGAGGCCATGTATCTCCCCGGCGGGCACGCCTACGTGTATTTCACCTACGGCATGCACCATTGCCTGAACGTGGTATGCGGCGAGCGGGACGAGGGCGTCGCCGTGCTGCTGCGGGCGATTGAACCGATCGAGGGACTGGACGTCATGGCGAGTCGTCGAGGCGTCCAACGAGCCACGGCGCTCTGCTCGGGACCGGCGAAACTCTGCCAGGCGCTTGGCATCGACCTGACCTTCAACTGTGAAGACATGCGTGTGAGTCAGCGGCTGTTCATCGAGGAAACCCCGGAAAGCGGGGATGGTCCGGCAAAACGGGGTCGAATCGTCCGGTCCCCTCGGGTGGGCGTGGGGTACGCGGGCGAATGGGCGCTCAAGCCGCTGAGGTTCCATCTTCGCGGGAACCCGTATGTGTCATCCGTCCGTATACCAGTGGCGGACAACGTCGGGATTCTGTTGCGGAAACGTGACGGAAGCCGATAG
- a CDS encoding radical SAM protein, producing MPARTLPDADALDPVLLSDVVAGQARLTPEQALRLFHEMPLFELGRWADARARFVHGGSIRTYVIDRNINYTNVCTAKCTFCAFRRDGDEHDAYTLDYDVLLNKVRELVAIGGTQILMQGGMNPALPLSWYSELLERIKAEFPRVHVHAFSPPEFIEFVHFFDPPGATLEDKVRHVMSRLRSAGLDSVPGGGGEIFAPAVRRKIGIGKCDAQAWLTVMRVAHELGMNTSATMMFGHIEGYADRIHHMNLVRQWQDRALADFPTGGRYMAFISWPFQRENTPLGRLKEWGQGPEGDDPDAPFPGDVVARLDGGGTKDLHPEFGRRLRMSGAADYLRTQAISRLFLDNIYSIGASWVTMGPHVGQMGLQFGATDMGSVMMEENVVSSAGTTYCLNEAVLCRLIRDAGFVPAQRDNAYRLLRVHDGPDAPDRRVTDWSTQRARRLHVQTRDEPRPVALTVSPAAANNE from the coding sequence TTGCCCGCTCGAACTCTTCCCGACGCTGATGCGCTCGATCCCGTCCTGCTTTCCGACGTGGTGGCGGGACAGGCGCGCCTGACGCCCGAACAGGCCCTGCGTCTCTTTCACGAAATGCCCCTCTTCGAGCTGGGCCGCTGGGCCGACGCCCGGGCGCGGTTTGTGCATGGCGGCTCGATTCGCACCTACGTCATCGACCGCAACATCAACTACACCAACGTGTGCACCGCCAAGTGCACGTTCTGCGCCTTTCGGCGCGACGGTGATGAGCACGACGCCTACACGCTCGACTACGACGTGCTGCTGAACAAGGTGCGCGAGCTGGTGGCGATCGGCGGGACGCAGATTCTCATGCAGGGGGGCATGAACCCCGCGCTGCCTCTCTCGTGGTACAGCGAATTGCTGGAGCGCATCAAGGCCGAGTTTCCCCGCGTCCACGTCCACGCCTTCAGTCCGCCGGAGTTCATCGAGTTTGTGCACTTTTTCGACCCACCCGGGGCGACCCTGGAGGACAAGGTCCGACACGTGATGTCGCGCCTGCGCAGTGCGGGGCTGGATTCGGTGCCGGGCGGGGGAGGCGAGATCTTCGCGCCTGCCGTGCGACGCAAGATCGGCATCGGCAAGTGCGACGCCCAGGCGTGGCTCACCGTCATGCGCGTGGCGCACGAACTGGGCATGAACACCAGCGCCACCATGATGTTCGGCCACATCGAGGGCTACGCCGACCGCATCCACCACATGAACCTGGTGCGCCAGTGGCAGGATCGAGCGCTGGCGGACTTCCCCACCGGCGGGCGCTACATGGCGTTCATCTCCTGGCCGTTCCAGCGGGAGAACACGCCGCTGGGGCGGCTGAAGGAGTGGGGTCAGGGACCGGAAGGCGACGACCCCGACGCGCCCTTCCCGGGCGACGTGGTGGCCCGGCTCGACGGCGGCGGCACGAAGGATCTGCATCCGGAGTTCGGTCGGCGCCTCCGCATGTCAGGCGCCGCCGACTACCTTCGCACGCAGGCCATCTCGCGGCTGTTTCTCGACAACATCTACTCGATCGGGGCCTCGTGGGTCACCATGGGCCCGCACGTGGGGCAGATGGGGTTGCAGTTCGGAGCCACGGACATGGGCAGCGTGATGATGGAGGAAAACGTGGTTTCGAGCGCCGGGACCACGTACTGCCTGAACGAAGCCGTGCTCTGCCGCCTGATTCGCGATGCCGGTTTCGTTCCAGCGCAGCGGGACAACGCCTACCGACTGCTGCGCGTCCACGACGGACCGGATGCGCCGGACCGGCGCGTGACCGACTGGTCCACGCAGCGGGCCAGGCGACTGCACGTCCAGACCAGGGACGAACCCAGGCCGGTGGCTCTCACGGTTTCGCCAGCGGCGGCGAACAACGAATAA
- a CDS encoding EamA family transporter, whose protein sequence is MKAILLATMAGLCWGVGELFTKAVLHSGKVGPITAIAVRSTIALPILWLVYAILVHGRGGEPRDWASAGAPVLSKLALGSGLIAGAGGMLCFYLALSVGEVSRIKPIAFTVAPAVAVLLGWLVLGESMNVQKLIGVTLVCAGVVVLSIR, encoded by the coding sequence ATGAAAGCGATTCTGTTGGCGACCATGGCCGGGCTCTGCTGGGGCGTGGGCGAACTCTTCACCAAGGCGGTGCTCCATTCCGGCAAGGTGGGCCCGATCACCGCCATCGCGGTGCGGTCCACCATCGCGCTGCCGATCCTCTGGCTGGTCTACGCGATTCTGGTGCATGGACGGGGCGGTGAGCCGCGCGACTGGGCCAGCGCGGGCGCGCCCGTCCTCTCCAAGCTCGCGCTGGGCTCCGGGCTGATCGCCGGTGCAGGCGGGATGCTCTGCTTCTATCTCGCGCTGAGCGTGGGCGAGGTTTCTCGCATCAAGCCCATCGCCTTCACGGTCGCCCCGGCCGTCGCGGTGCTGCTGGGCTGGCTGGTGCTGGGGGAGAGCATGAACGTGCAGAAGCTCATCGGCGTCACGCTCGTCTGCGCGGGTGTGGTGGTGCTTTCGATCCGCTGA
- a CDS encoding MFS transporter has product MNEPRASSGSPLHALLRIAVDVKPHEVAALGWSWLYLFCLMSGYYVLRPLRDEIGSVRGADDLPWLYTATFFTMLAAVPAFSWLVARYSRRTFIPLVYRFFNLNLMLFFLALTLLPEDASYPVALAFYVWVSVYNLFVVAVFWGFMADLFRSDQGKRLFGFIAFGASFGGVMGGLAVSALAEPLGRTPLMLVTIVLLEAAVWCVSALMRQARRVAGGEGDTKNPHPGPLPGGEGERAGGEGVTPAVEAPIRGTMWAGFTTTLASPYLLGIVAYVFLYTYTSTVLYYQQAELVNVTFESRDARAAFFARIDVAVNALSLLCQAFLTGRVMKRLGVALTLTILPAVTAAGFLLIGWAAWLDLGGGASGGDAGDAAGGAWWWGGVPPIVAVFVGVQVLRRAGNFAFGKPARDVLYTIVPREDKYKAKSFIDTAVYRGGDVLSGWCFAGMQAIGLGAVGISFITAPLAMIWGAVAIGLGARFRRAAHPPGQSADAARSTDS; this is encoded by the coding sequence ATGAACGAACCACGAGCATCCTCCGGCTCGCCCCTGCACGCCCTGCTGCGGATCGCGGTGGATGTGAAGCCCCACGAGGTCGCCGCCCTCGGCTGGTCGTGGCTCTACCTCTTCTGCCTGATGAGCGGCTACTACGTGCTGCGCCCGCTGCGCGACGAGATCGGCTCGGTGCGCGGCGCGGACGACCTGCCCTGGCTTTACACCGCCACCTTCTTCACCATGCTGGCGGCGGTGCCGGCGTTCTCCTGGCTGGTGGCGCGGTACTCGCGCCGGACGTTCATCCCGCTCGTCTACCGCTTCTTCAACCTCAACCTGATGCTGTTCTTCCTGGCGCTGACGCTGCTGCCGGAAGACGCCTCGTACCCCGTGGCGCTCGCCTTCTACGTGTGGGTGAGCGTGTACAACCTCTTCGTCGTCGCGGTGTTCTGGGGCTTCATGGCCGACCTGTTCCGCTCGGACCAGGGCAAGCGGCTCTTCGGCTTCATCGCCTTCGGGGCTTCCTTCGGCGGCGTGATGGGCGGGCTGGCGGTCAGCGCCCTGGCCGAGCCGCTGGGGCGCACGCCGCTGATGCTTGTCACCATCGTGCTGCTCGAAGCGGCGGTGTGGTGCGTGTCGGCGCTGATGCGGCAGGCGCGGCGCGTGGCGGGGGGAGAGGGAGACACGAAGAACCCTCACCCCGGCCCTCTCCCCGGGGGAGAGGGAGAACGAGCGGGGGGAGAGGGCGTGACGCCCGCTGTCGAGGCGCCCATCCGCGGCACCATGTGGGCGGGGTTCACCACCACGCTCGCCTCGCCGTACCTGCTGGGCATCGTGGCGTACGTGTTCCTCTACACGTACACCTCGACGGTCCTGTACTACCAGCAGGCGGAGCTGGTGAATGTGACGTTCGAGAGCCGGGACGCGCGGGCGGCGTTCTTCGCGCGGATTGATGTGGCGGTCAACGCGCTGTCGCTGCTGTGCCAGGCGTTCCTCACGGGTCGTGTGATGAAGCGGCTGGGCGTGGCGCTCACGCTCACGATCCTGCCCGCCGTCACGGCGGCGGGCTTTCTGCTCATCGGCTGGGCGGCGTGGCTGGACCTGGGCGGCGGGGCGTCGGGCGGCGATGCGGGCGACGCGGCGGGTGGGGCGTGGTGGTGGGGGGGCGTTCCGCCCATCGTCGCGGTGTTCGTGGGCGTGCAGGTGCTCCGCCGGGCGGGCAACTTCGCCTTCGGCAAGCCCGCCCGCGACGTGCTCTACACCATCGTCCCGCGCGAGGACAAGTACAAGGCCAAGAGCTTCATCGACACCGCGGTCTACCGCGGCGGCGATGTGCTCTCGGGGTGGTGCTTCGCGGGGATGCAGGCCATCGGCCTGGGCGCGGTGGGCATTTCGTTCATCACCGCGCCGCTGGCGATGATCTGGGGCGCGGTGGCGATTGGGCTGGGGGCGCGGTTCCGGCGGGCCGCCCACCCCCCGGGCCAGTCGGCAGACGCGGCGCGTTCCACCGATTCCTGA
- a CDS encoding carboxymuconolactone decarboxylase family protein, whose protein sequence is MTAAREFYETWPKKMGAMKRQMPEVGAAFHALHQPLMAEGAIDEKTKELIALGISIAIRCEACIYAHIQRAMKLGATRPEILDAAGVAVVMQGGPGYVYVPKVIEALDALEESRQAAATPG, encoded by the coding sequence ATGACCGCCGCACGCGAGTTCTACGAGACCTGGCCGAAGAAGATGGGCGCCATGAAGCGCCAGATGCCCGAGGTGGGCGCGGCCTTTCACGCCCTGCACCAGCCGCTGATGGCCGAGGGAGCGATCGACGAGAAGACCAAGGAACTGATCGCCCTGGGCATCTCCATCGCCATCCGCTGCGAGGCGTGCATCTACGCCCACATCCAGCGCGCGATGAAACTTGGCGCGACGCGGCCCGAGATTCTCGACGCCGCGGGCGTGGCCGTCGTCATGCAGGGCGGACCGGGGTACGTCTACGTGCCCAAGGTGATCGAAGCGCTGGACGCGCTGGAGGAGAGCCGGCAGGCGGCGGCCACGCCAGGATGA
- the polA gene encoding DNA polymerase I, producing MAEPSSEPKVLYLIDGHAQFFRAYHAIRPGTMSSPVTREPTNMVFGFVGTLLKLLREHRPHYLAVVIDASGDKETFRSTIYPEYKAHRPEPPDDFRPQVARCLQVLQEMDIPIIAEEGVEADDVIATIARRAERGEFNNVKVRIISRDKDLTQLVSDRVELFDIHKDEVVTPESVFGVPGVTPAMVPDVLALMGDAVDNVPGVPGVGPKTAGQLIVQYGSLDNLLDHLDEIKGKRRENLEQSRDLVRLSRRLVGLKEDCEAPFSLDAARFDPAAIDLPRVQATFRELGFNRHQDDLAAIVNGQGGASGDKPGAAAAGGAAEPRAAGSSRSSPASSAAAVEEPEHARPPEAGGLFGYSLFADAAKPGAAIIDDHPALAAAARGDYRCLRTAADVSSFVEDVRRTGFVSFDTETDGLSPISANLCGVSLSIAPGTGVYIPVRSPEQGTHLAAAAALDLLRPVLEDPAIAKIGHNMKFDLNVLRTHGVRVRGVAFDTMVASYVIDATRSSHGMDALALAFLRYAPIPITRLIGSGKAQSTFDRAPLPLAAAYAAEDADITLRLRGVFDPMIDAMHLRDLFRDVEMPLVEVLAELEFNGIRVDPVELDRQRDALNGRIADLRRRIIDASPFPFNPDSPRQLAEVLFNRPDQEPPGLGLKVLKRGKTGPSTDVEVLEKLAADPAIDSPVPSLIVEHRQLTKLVNTYLVALKDAINPRTGRVHASFHQTVAATGRLASSDPNLQNIPIRTDVGREIRRAFVADPGGALITADYSQIELRILAHLSGDPGLIDAFRRDMDIHTAVAAEVYRVPPDQVTPAQRSSAKMINFGIVYGITPFGLARRLGGQVTNEEAAAIIADYKHRFSRINEFLDACVHAAERRGYVETILKRRRAIPQVLSRHPQEKALGERMAINSVVQGSAADLIKVAMITLHRELPGAFPRARMLLQIHDELVFEAPRPDAEPLRSFVVDRMEHAMNLVVPLKVGSAIGTSWIDAK from the coding sequence ATGGCCGAGCCGTCCAGCGAGCCCAAGGTGCTGTACCTGATCGACGGTCACGCGCAGTTCTTCCGCGCGTACCACGCCATCAGGCCGGGCACCATGTCCAGCCCGGTCACGCGCGAGCCCACCAACATGGTGTTCGGCTTCGTGGGCACGCTGCTCAAGCTGCTTCGCGAGCACCGGCCGCACTACCTGGCGGTGGTCATCGACGCCAGCGGCGACAAGGAGACCTTCCGCAGCACGATCTACCCGGAGTACAAGGCCCACCGTCCCGAGCCGCCGGACGACTTCCGCCCGCAGGTGGCCCGCTGCCTGCAGGTGCTCCAGGAGATGGACATTCCCATCATCGCCGAGGAGGGCGTGGAGGCGGACGACGTGATCGCCACCATCGCCCGCCGCGCCGAGCGAGGCGAGTTCAACAATGTGAAGGTGCGCATCATCTCCCGCGACAAGGATCTCACGCAGCTGGTGAGCGACCGCGTCGAGCTGTTCGACATCCACAAGGACGAAGTCGTCACGCCCGAAAGCGTGTTCGGCGTGCCGGGCGTGACGCCCGCCATGGTGCCGGACGTGCTGGCCCTGATGGGCGACGCCGTGGACAACGTGCCCGGCGTGCCCGGCGTCGGCCCCAAGACCGCCGGGCAGTTGATCGTGCAGTACGGGTCGCTGGACAACCTGCTCGATCACCTGGACGAGATCAAGGGCAAGCGGCGCGAGAACCTGGAGCAATCGCGCGACCTCGTGCGTCTGTCGCGCCGGCTGGTGGGGCTGAAGGAGGATTGCGAAGCGCCCTTCTCGCTTGACGCCGCCCGCTTCGACCCCGCCGCCATCGACCTGCCCCGCGTGCAGGCCACCTTCCGCGAACTGGGCTTCAACCGCCATCAGGACGACCTGGCGGCGATCGTCAACGGCCAGGGCGGCGCTTCCGGCGACAAGCCCGGCGCCGCGGCGGCGGGCGGGGCGGCGGAACCTCGTGCGGCGGGTTCATCGCGGTCCTCGCCCGCGTCGTCCGCCGCCGCGGTCGAGGAGCCGGAACACGCCCGCCCGCCCGAAGCGGGGGGGCTCTTCGGCTATTCCCTCTTCGCCGACGCCGCCAAACCCGGCGCGGCGATCATCGACGATCACCCGGCGCTCGCCGCCGCCGCGCGGGGCGACTACCGCTGTCTGCGCACCGCGGCGGACGTGTCGTCGTTCGTCGAGGACGTCCGCCGCACCGGCTTCGTCTCCTTCGACACCGAGACCGACGGGCTTTCGCCCATCAGCGCCAACCTGTGCGGGGTCTCCCTGTCCATCGCGCCGGGAACCGGCGTGTACATCCCCGTCCGTTCGCCCGAGCAGGGCACGCACCTGGCCGCCGCCGCCGCGCTCGATCTGCTGCGGCCCGTGCTCGAGGACCCGGCCATCGCCAAGATCGGCCACAACATGAAGTTCGACCTGAACGTTCTGCGCACGCACGGGGTGCGCGTGCGCGGCGTCGCCTTCGACACCATGGTGGCCAGTTACGTCATCGACGCCACGCGCTCCAGCCACGGCATGGATGCGCTGGCGCTGGCCTTCCTGCGCTACGCGCCGATCCCCATCACGCGGCTGATCGGTTCGGGCAAGGCGCAATCCACCTTCGACCGCGCGCCCCTGCCGCTCGCCGCCGCCTACGCCGCCGAGGACGCCGACATCACCCTGCGCCTGCGCGGCGTGTTCGACCCGATGATCGACGCCATGCACCTGCGCGACCTCTTCCGCGACGTGGAGATGCCGCTGGTCGAGGTGCTGGCCGAGCTGGAGTTCAACGGCATCCGCGTCGATCCGGTCGAGCTCGATCGCCAGCGCGACGCGCTCAACGGTCGCATCGCCGACCTGCGGCGGCGCATCATCGACGCCTCGCCCTTCCCCTTCAATCCCGATTCGCCCCGGCAGCTGGCCGAGGTGCTCTTCAACCGCCCCGACCAGGAGCCGCCGGGGCTGGGGCTGAAGGTTCTCAAGCGCGGCAAGACCGGGCCATCGACGGACGTGGAGGTGCTCGAGAAACTCGCCGCCGACCCCGCGATCGATTCGCCCGTGCCCTCGCTCATCGTCGAGCACCGTCAGCTCACGAAGCTGGTCAACACCTACCTCGTCGCGCTCAAGGACGCCATCAACCCCCGGACGGGCCGCGTCCACGCCTCGTTCCACCAGACCGTCGCGGCCACGGGCCGCCTGGCCAGTTCCGACCCGAACCTGCAGAACATTCCCATCCGCACGGACGTGGGGCGCGAGATCCGCCGCGCCTTCGTGGCCGACCCCGGCGGGGCGCTCATCACCGCCGACTATTCGCAGATCGAACTGCGCATCCTGGCGCACCTGTCTGGCGACCCCGGGCTGATCGACGCCTTCCGCCGCGACATGGACATCCACACCGCCGTCGCGGCCGAGGTCTACCGCGTGCCCCCCGACCAGGTGACGCCCGCGCAGCGCTCCAGCGCCAAGATGATCAACTTCGGCATCGTCTACGGCATCACGCCCTTCGGGCTGGCGCGGCGGCTGGGCGGGCAGGTCACCAACGAGGAGGCCGCCGCCATCATCGCCGACTACAAGCACCGCTTCAGCCGCATCAACGAGTTCCTCGACGCCTGCGTCCACGCCGCCGAGCGGCGCGGCTACGTGGAGACGATCCTCAAGCGCCGCCGCGCCATTCCGCAGGTGCTGTCGCGCCACCCGCAGGAGAAGGCCCTGGGCGAGCGGATGGCCATCAACTCCGTGGTGCAGGGCTCCGCCGCCGACCTCATCAAGGTCGCCATGATCACCCTGCACCGCGAACTGCCGGGGGCCTTCCCGCGGGCGCGCATGCTCCTGCAGATTCACGATGAACTCGTCTTCGAGGCGCCCCGGCCCGACGCCGAGCCGCTGCGATCCTTCGTCGTCGATCGCATGGAGCACGCCATGAACCTCGTGGTGCCGCTCAAGGTCGGCTCCGCCATCGGAACATCCTGGATCGACGCCAAGTGA
- a CDS encoding PAC2 family protein, whose product MAEETRLELNHPWLVAVWPGMGHVAVNAGVYLLAKLGMTVIAELEGGDLFDVDHVEVKKGVIQPVRKPRNRFFLWRDPAGRHDLIVFVGEQQPPIGKFAFCRQIIRYARDHGVERVFTFAAMATGMEPAHRSRLFGAAADEETAREFTRLEIEPLAEGRVSGLNGVLLAAAQEANLRGGCLLGEMPQVFAQLPFPKASLGILEVFTVLSGIDLDLSELRQQAQHIEGQLVDLLERLQQAYREQQQRGGDSGGGGDEDEGPEFPATEGDEAADAESPAPGSPAPRPRLTADQHAAIERLFDQASADRSKAFELKQLLDQLGVFKDYEDRFLDLFAGDK is encoded by the coding sequence ATGGCCGAGGAAACCAGACTCGAACTCAACCACCCCTGGCTCGTCGCCGTCTGGCCCGGCATGGGGCACGTGGCGGTCAACGCGGGCGTCTACCTGCTGGCCAAGCTGGGCATGACCGTCATCGCCGAGCTCGAGGGCGGCGACCTCTTCGACGTCGATCACGTCGAGGTGAAGAAGGGCGTGATCCAGCCCGTGCGCAAGCCGCGCAACCGCTTCTTCCTGTGGCGCGATCCCGCCGGGCGCCACGACCTGATCGTCTTCGTGGGCGAGCAGCAGCCGCCCATCGGCAAGTTCGCCTTCTGCCGGCAGATCATCCGCTACGCCCGCGACCACGGCGTGGAGCGGGTCTTCACCTTCGCCGCCATGGCCACGGGCATGGAGCCCGCGCACCGCTCGCGCCTCTTCGGCGCCGCGGCCGATGAGGAAACCGCCCGCGAGTTCACCCGGCTCGAAATCGAGCCCCTGGCCGAGGGCCGCGTCTCCGGACTCAACGGCGTGCTCCTCGCCGCCGCCCAGGAGGCCAACCTCCGCGGCGGCTGCCTGCTGGGCGAAATGCCGCAGGTCTTCGCCCAACTGCCCTTCCCCAAGGCGTCCCTGGGCATCCTCGAGGTCTTCACCGTGCTCAGCGGCATCGACCTGGACCTCTCCGAACTCCGGCAGCAGGCCCAGCACATCGAGGGCCAACTCGTCGACCTGCTCGAACGACTCCAGCAGGCCTACCGCGAACAGCAGCAGCGCGGCGGCGACAGCGGTGGGGGGGGCGACGAAGATGAAGGGCCCGAGTTCCCCGCCACCGAAGGCGACGAAGCCGCCGACGCCGAATCACCCGCCCCCGGATCACCCGCCCCCCGACCCCGCCTGACGGCGGACCAGCACGCCGCCATCGAACGCCTCTTCGATCAGGCCAGCGCCGACCGCTCCAAGGCCTTCGAACTCAAGCAACTCCTCGATCAACTGGGCGTGTTCAAGGACTACGAGGATCGCTTCCTCGACCTGTTCGCGGGAGACAAGTAA
- a CDS encoding DNA adenine methylase — protein sequence MKDDVTKRRKSAPPPVSRLNGSKKLIAFGWYSGKFSHLDWLLPLLPKCHHYCEPFAGSAAVLLNRAPSPIETYNDLDGEVCNFFRVLRNQKERLVKAIGLTPFSREEFAIACELDGKQSAIERARRFYVRARQVRTGLAQTASLGRWANCMDTSRAGMSGVVSRWLGGVEMLPEIGERLIRVQIENRPAIDVIRLYDSPDTLFYCDPPYVHETRGDSKAYGHEMTDAQHEELADALNAAKGMVAFSNYDCELIDRLYPSKRWRKIVGPAKTNHSTKDTRTEVLWVNYDPEKKRASDVLWGDH from the coding sequence ATGAAGGATGATGTAACGAAGCGCCGCAAAAGCGCGCCACCGCCCGTTTCTAGACTGAACGGGAGCAAGAAGTTGATTGCGTTCGGCTGGTACAGCGGGAAGTTCTCCCATCTGGATTGGCTTCTGCCGCTTCTGCCGAAGTGTCACCACTATTGTGAGCCGTTCGCGGGGTCTGCGGCAGTCTTGCTGAACCGCGCTCCCTCGCCCATCGAGACGTACAACGATCTGGATGGTGAAGTCTGTAACTTCTTCCGTGTCCTGCGCAACCAGAAGGAACGGCTCGTCAAGGCGATTGGATTGACCCCATTCTCACGGGAAGAGTTCGCAATCGCCTGCGAACTCGACGGCAAGCAATCCGCGATTGAACGGGCACGCCGATTCTACGTTAGAGCGCGACAGGTGCGGACAGGATTGGCGCAGACCGCAAGCCTTGGGCGTTGGGCAAACTGCATGGACACAAGCCGCGCTGGAATGAGCGGTGTGGTAAGTCGGTGGCTCGGTGGCGTCGAGATGCTGCCGGAGATTGGTGAACGCTTGATCCGTGTGCAGATCGAGAATCGTCCCGCTATCGATGTCATTCGACTCTACGACTCTCCCGACACGCTCTTTTACTGCGATCCGCCGTATGTGCATGAGACGCGCGGTGACTCCAAGGCATACGGGCATGAAATGACCGACGCGCAGCACGAAGAGTTGGCCGACGCCCTGAACGCGGCCAAGGGTATGGTCGCATTCTCCAACTACGACTGCGAGCTCATCGACCGCCTGTATCCATCGAAGCGTTGGCGGAAGATCGTCGGTCCTGCGAAAACGAATCACTCCACGAAGGACACGCGCACCGAAGTTCTGTGGGTCAACTACGACCCCGAGAAGAAGCGCGCTAGCGACGTTCTGTGGGGAGATCATTGA
- a CDS encoding HNH endonuclease, with translation MNPQQHCMIYFCSGTDSERLDWFRTINIAGEKLTDQELRNAVYAGPWTADAKRYFSKTGCAAYGLASDYMPAGCSPIRQEYLETAIDWHAQATGLDSIEEYMSKHQHDADAGELWHYFQSVIAWVKATFPTRRKEMKNVKWGELFNQFGTKRLNPTKLEQEVARLMEDEDVEKKSGIYPYVLDGDERHLNIRAFSPNMRREAYEKQKGKCPKCTGENKNKKWELDEMEADHIKPWHEGGKTVGGNCQMLCKDCNRRKSGT, from the coding sequence ATGAATCCTCAACAACACTGCATGATCTACTTCTGTTCCGGCACCGACAGCGAGCGGCTGGACTGGTTCAGAACCATCAACATCGCAGGCGAGAAACTCACCGATCAGGAATTGCGCAACGCGGTCTATGCCGGGCCGTGGACTGCCGATGCCAAGCGGTATTTCAGCAAGACGGGCTGTGCTGCGTATGGGCTGGCAAGCGATTACATGCCCGCAGGATGCAGCCCGATCCGGCAGGAATACCTCGAAACCGCGATCGACTGGCACGCCCAGGCGACAGGATTGGACAGCATCGAAGAGTACATGTCCAAGCACCAGCACGATGCGGATGCTGGCGAGTTGTGGCACTACTTCCAGAGCGTGATCGCATGGGTCAAAGCGACGTTCCCGACCAGGCGCAAGGAAATGAAGAACGTCAAATGGGGAGAACTCTTCAACCAGTTCGGGACCAAGCGATTGAACCCGACGAAACTGGAGCAGGAAGTCGCCCGGCTCATGGAAGATGAGGACGTGGAGAAGAAGTCAGGCATTTATCCCTACGTTCTCGATGGCGATGAGCGTCACCTGAACATCCGCGCGTTCTCGCCCAACATGAGGCGGGAAGCGTACGAGAAACAAAAGGGCAAATGTCCGAAGTGCACAGGGGAAAACAAGAACAAGAAGTGGGAACTCGACGAGATGGAAGCCGACCACATCAAGCCGTGGCATGAAGGCGGCAAGACTGTGGGGGGGAACTGCCAGATGCTGTGCAAGGACTGCAATCGCAGAAAGTCGGGCACGTAG